A region from the Triticum aestivum cultivar Chinese Spring chromosome 3D, IWGSC CS RefSeq v2.1, whole genome shotgun sequence genome encodes:
- the LOC123075827 gene encoding splicing factor YJU2 gives MGERKVLNKHYTDDFDPAKIPRRRQPKNQQIKVRVMLPMSIRCGTCGTYISKGTKFNSRKEDAAGEAYLGIRIHRFYIKRTRCSAEIAFKTDPRNSDYTVESGANRNFEPWREAEAVVGKEKRKRATEEMGDQMRALENRAMDSKRDMDGLAALEETLSMRSIHARVSADRMLEILNHSSSTAYHQNLKEGDEELVRSITFHNSEAYVNWIKDDNEDFRSDINESSKSVLVLPPTDGLTKASGLESANRDGNKRVASKMPKFIVKAKPAAANPQKKHKTTEAAAARDSGKATVAEGEDEASEKEKTNVLDSLFQYDTDESDD, from the coding sequence ATGGGCGAGCGCAAGGTGCTGAACAAACACTACACGGACGACTTCGACCCGGCGAAAATCCCGCGGCGGCGGCAGCCCAAGAACCAGCAGATCAAGGTGCGCGTGATGCTCCCGATGAGCATCCGCTGCGGCACCTGCGGGACGTACATCTCCAAGGGCACCAAGTTCAACTCACGCAAAGAGGACGCCGCCGGCGAGGCATACCTGGGCATACGAATACACAGGTTCTACATCAAGCGCACACGCTGCTCCGCCGAGATCGCCTTCAAGACGGACCCCCGAAACTCGGATTATACGGTGGAGTCCGGGGCCAACCGCAACTTCGAGCCATGGCGCGAGGCTGAGGCTGTGGTGGGCAAGGAGAAGAGGAAACGCGCAACCGAGGAGATGGGCGATCAGATGAGAGCGCTGGAGAACAGAGCCATGGATTCCAAGCGGGATATGGACGGACTCGCCGCTTTAGAGGAGACGCTGTCGATGAGATCTATACATGCCCGGGTCTCCGCTGACCGGATGCTTGAGATTCTGAACCATTCTTCTTCTACTGCTTATCATCAAAATTTAAAGGAGGGAGACGAAGAACTCGTGAGATCAATCACTTTCCATAACTCGGAAGCTTATGTTAATTGGATCAAAGACGACAACGAAGATTTTCGGTCAGACATTAACGAGTCTTCTAAATCAGTGCTAGTTCTTCCTCCAACAGATGGCTTGACCAAAGCCAGTGGACTTGAGAGTGCCAACAGAGACGGGAACAAGAGGGTGGCATCTAAGATGCCGAAGTTCATTGTAAAGGCAAAGCCCGCTGCTGCAAATCCTCAGAAGAAACACAAGACTACTGAAGCTGCAGCTGCACGAGATAGCGGTAAAGCAACAGTTGCAGAAGGGGAAGATGAAGCTTCagaaaaagagaagaccaatgtTCTTGATTCCCTCTTCCAGTATGACACCGATGAAAGTGATGACTGA